In Schizosaccharomyces osmophilus chromosome 2, complete sequence, the following proteins share a genomic window:
- the med11 gene encoding mediator complex subunit Med11 has protein sequence MSSMEEDQFSEDSLIDESQKIDQILEIESKIPDILSYASNCIDAIETKESIEEFNKSAKSFYQTLEYVSTGLRKQVLDLEKAEVPLVSLQPRKHYVTEPLTGMVFDEANRLL, from the coding sequence ATGTCGAGTATGGAAGAAGATCAGTTCAGCGAAGATTCTCTAATTGATGAGAGCCAAAAAATTGATCAAATTTTAGAAATTGAGTCGAAAATTCCGGATATTCTTTCTTACGCCAGTAATTGCATTGATGCAAtcgaaacaaaagaatccattgaagaattcaataaaaGTGCAAAGTCTTTCTATCAAACATTGGAATATGTGTCTACGGGCCTTAGAAAGCAAGTACTAGATCTTGAAAAAGCAGAGGTTCCATTGGTATCTCTTCAGCCGAGAAAGCATTATGTGACAGAACCTCTTACTGGAATGGTTTTTGACGAAGCAAATCGACTGTTATGA
- a CDS encoding pyridoxal phosphate homeostasis protein, whose translation MSVIRSCLESVRSQVQQCANGRNINLVAVSKFHPVEQLMEAYEAGQRHFGENYMQEFLAKADLMPKDVQWHFIGNMQSQKCKKIASVKNLYAIETIDNEKKARLVNQAREAIQTPLRVYVQINTSGEPNKAGVMPSEALELCKIVQSLEYLRLQGLMTIGSISHSHLQDQNPDFQLLSDLRLKLQKELNSALELSMGMSSDFPLAIKYGSDSVRVGSSIFGSRPEEKPESVVSSN comes from the exons ATGTCTGTTATCCGTTCTTGTTTGGAATCGGTCCGTTCGCAAGTTCAACAGTGTGCAAACGGAAGAAAT ATTAATCTCGTAGCTGTTAGCAAGTTTCATCCAGTAGAACAATTGATGGAAGCTTATGAAGCAGGGCAGCGGCATTTTGGCGAAAATTATATGCAAGAGTTCTTAGCCAAGGCCGATTTG ATGCCAAAAGATGTACAATGGCATTTCATCGGCAATATGCAAAGCCAAAAATGCAAGAAAATTGCCTCTGTAAAAAACCTTTATGCAATTGAAACGATTGATAATGAGAAGAAGGCTCGCTTAGTTAACCAAGCCCGTGAAGCCATTCAAACACCTTTACGGGTCTATGTTCAAATAAATACTAGCGGGGAACCGAACAAAGCTGGAGTGATGCCTTCAGAAGCTTTAGAATTATGTAAAATTGTTCAAAGTTTAGAATATCTTCGGCTTCAAGGTTTGATGACAATTGGATCGATTTCTCATTCACACCTACAGGATCAAAATCCAGACTTTCAGCTGTTGTCGGACCTTCGTCTCAAACTTCAAAAGGAACTCAACTCTGCTCTCGAACTCTCGATGGGCATGAGTTCGGACTTTCCGTTGGCCATTAAATACGGCAGTGATTCTGTGCGTGTAGGAAGCTCAATCTTTGGCAGCAGACCCGAAGAGAAGCCTGAATCCGTTGTATCTTCCAACTAA
- the bcs1 gene encoding mitochondrial Rieske ISP assembly ATPase Bcs1 produces MNQLASSATNHPDTANGLQSILSGNSFFSAGIGLMGFGAGLAILRRGVMSGAGLIKRRMLVSLEIPSKEKSYNAFLHWMGTVPKRYSNQLAVEARGSAKSIFHPPTRSSKQPTPSSLFQLVPGPGKHIIKYKKCWIQVERQRSSRLQDLTTGTPWETITLTTLSRDREIFSDMLLEAQKFMHTAQKNKTTIYTAWATDWKPFGSPRSKRLLSSVVLEKDVKDLITEDVRDFLGNYQWYADRGIPYRRGYLLYGPPGSGKTSFLYALAGELDYDICVLNLAERGLSDDRLNHLLSNVPPKSVVLLEDVDSAFQGRDRSGEVGFRANVTFSGLLNAVDGVTSADERIIFMTTNHPDILDPALIRPGRVDIKAYLGNATPQQVHDMFRRFYGKDDPKLSSEISEVVCGKNTSMASLQGLFVMNKTSPEAALELAKELPQLPKSTPFAFNSQKKPLSV; encoded by the coding sequence ATGAACCAGCTGGCATCTTCTGCCACCAATCACCCGGACACGGCCAATGGTCTCCAAAGCATCTTATCCggaaattctttctttagtGCAGGAATAGGTTTGATGGGCTTTGGAGCGGGTTTGGCAATCTTACGGCGTGGAGTCATGTCTGGGGCAGGTCTCATAAAACGAAGAATGTTGGTCTCTCTGGAAATCccaagtaaagaaaaaagctaCAATGCGTTCCTTCATTGGATGGGAACGGTCCCAAAGCGCTACTCAAACCAGCTTGCCGTTGAAGCAAGAGGAAGCGCCAAAAGTATTTTCCATCCTCCCACTCGTTCATCCAAGCAACCCACCCCCAGCAGTCTCTTCCAACTCGTTCCCGGACCAGGAAAGCACATTattaaatacaaaaagtGCTGGATTCAAGTCGAGCGCCAGCGAAGCAGCCGGCTACAAGATCTGACGACCGGCACTCCATGGGAAACCATCACGCTTACTACATTATCCAGAGATCGAGAAATTTTCTCTGACATGCTTCTGGAAGCTCAAAAATTTATGCATACTGctcaaaaaaacaaaaccacAATATACACAGCATGGGCTACTGACTGGAAGCCATTCGGATCACCAAGATCCAAGCGTCTTTTATCCAGCgttgttttggaaaaggatGTAAAAGATCTGATTACTGAAGATGTCCGTGACTTTTTGGGTAACTATCAATGGTATGCTGACCGAGGTATACCCTACCGCCGTGGATACCTCCTATACGGCCCGCCGGGAAGTGgaaaaacttcttttctgtACGCTTTGGCCGGTGAACTGGATTATGATATATGTGTTTTGAATCTTGCTGAACGAGGCTTGAGTGATGACAGACTCAATCACTTACTCTCCAATGTTCCTCCGAAATCAGTTGTTCTCCTAGAGGATGTTGATTCTGCTTTCCAAGGAAGAGATCGTTCCGGCGAAGTTGGATTTCGTGCCAACGTCACGTTTAGTGGTCTTTTGAACGCAGTTGACGGCGTAACGTCTGCAGACGAACGAATTATATTTATGACAACAAATCATCCAGACATACTTGATCCCGCTTTGATACGTCCTGGCCGTGTCGATATCAAAGCATATTTGGGCAATGCCACCCCTCAGCAGGTGCACGATATGTTTCGTAGATTCTATGGAAAAGATGATCCCAAGCTGTCGTCAGAAATAAGTGAAGTTGTATGTGGAAAGAACACGAGTATGGCTTCCCTGCAAGGTCTATTTGTTATGAACAAAACATCGCCAGAGGCGGCACTGGAACTTGCAAAAGAGCTTCCTCAGCTTCCAAAGAGTACGCCCTTTGCATTCAACTCTCAGAAAAAACCTCTCTCCGTCTAA
- the pkp1 gene encoding mitochondrial pyruvate dehydrogenase (lipoamide) kinase Pkp1 — protein MSVVGKSLQEKVNLLAQYPQTGLSLKQLVYFGQDQKPGRLFRSGLFLRDELPIRLAHRIQDLQKLPPLLGEMKRISAVRAAYARSMEEIIDLKGIELPKCLPKHKRYPKAPKWRASFFHNFVQHNPSLLDTHLDSSRGRYFNIDFSKPCTGEEYEWPESLHKFNIDFSRLLDTIRTRHDNVASELALDIQEYRRKTKKIDHSIQVFLDRFYMSRIGIRMLIGQYISLVSEPPRENRVGIISTRANILRIIEDATESAKFICRLSYCLFEAPPVEINCDPSLHMMYTESHLNHAVFELLKNSLRATVEYYGVDADSYPPVKVLVVKGEEDITIRISDRGGGFSRKESSVVWSYMYTTAHETLSDDYTDTMTAASSLPPMAGFGFGLPIARLYTRYFGGDLKLVSMEGYGTDAYIQLNRLCESAEPLQ, from the exons ATGTCTGTTGTGGGAAAGTCATTACAAGAAAAGGTGAACTTATTGGCCCAATATCCCCAGACCGGTCTTTCTCTAAAGCAGCTTGTTTACTTTG GTCAGGATCAAAAACCTGGAAGACTTTTTCGCTCTGGCTTATTTTTGCGAGATGAGCTTCCAATTCGGCTTGCTCATCGCATACAGGATCTACAAAAACTGCCGCCATTACTCGGTGAAATGAAACGAATTTCAGCAGTTAGAGCTGCTTATGCAAGATCTATGGAG GAAATCATTGATTTAAAGGGAATTGAATTACCAAAGTGTCTTCCTAAACACAAACGGTATCCAAAAGCCCCTAAATGGAGGGCCAGTTTTTTTCACAATTTTGTACAGCATAATCCTTCTCTTTTGGACACTCATTTAGATTCGTCGAGAGGAAGGTATTTCAACATTGATTTTTCCAAACCGTGTACAGGCGAGGAATACGAATGGCCTGAGTCATTGCACAAATTCAACATTGATTTTAGTCGTTTGCTAGATACCATTCGAACACGCCATGACAATGTCGCCTCCGAACTTGCCCTAGACATTCAAGAATATCGGCgcaaaacaaagaaaattgacCATAGCATTCAAGTATTTTTAGATCGTTTCTACATGTCCCGAATTGGCATTCGAATGCTCATAGGTCAATACATCTCGCTGGTCTCTGAACCTCCAAGAGAAAACCGCGTGGGCATCATTAGTACTCGCGCTAATATTCTTCGGATTATTGAAGATGCCACAGAAAGTGCAAAGTTTATTTGTCGGCTCTCCtattgtttgtttgaaGCACCACCCGTAGAAATCAACTGTGATCCTTCCCTCCATATGATGTACACAGAGTCTCATTTGAATCATGCCGTTTTTgagcttttaaaaaatagcCTGCGTGCAACTGTCGAATACTATGGTGTCGATGCAGATTCGTATCCCCCAGTCAAAGTATTGGTTGTCAAAGGCGAAGAAGACATTACTATTCGCATTTCCGATCGGGGAGGCGGTTTTTCTAGGAAAGAGTCTTCAGTGGTTTGGTCTTACATGTATACAACAGCTCATGAAACGCTAAGCGATGACTACACGGATACGATGACTGCTGCTTCTTCCCTTCCACCTATGGCT GGCTTTGGGTTTGGCCTACCTATCGCTCGTCTATATACTCGTTATTTTGGAGGCGACTTGAAGCTTGTGTCTATGGAAGGATATGGCACCGATGCTTATATTCAGCTAAATCGACTTTGTGAAAGTGCAGAGCCATTACAGTAG
- the utr4 gene encoding methionine salvage haloacid dehalogenase-like hydrolase Utr4, producing MAKNLLLDIEGTVGSISFVKNDLFTYAEKHYKEYIEQHYKTDENLQALGDSPESSLSKIQKLHAEGSKERHFKHVQGKIWKDGYKKNELVSHLFPDVIPSIERALRSGAKVYIYSSGSIPAQKLYFSHTEFGDILPFFSGFFDTSTGIKTESASYKKIIGDSDAREWLFLSDNIKELQAAQEIGLHVGLVVRPGNETASETDGIPVYHSFDCLFTE from the exons atggCGAAAAACTTGTTGCTGGACATTGAAGGAACAGTCGGAAGTATTTCTTTCGTTAAAAATGACTTG TTTACCTACGCGGAGAAACATTACAAGGAATATATTGAACAACATTATAAAACTGATGAAAATTTGCAAGCTTTAGGCGATTCGCCGGAGTCTTCATTGAGCAAGATCCAGAAGCTGCATGCAGAAGGAAGCAAAGAGCGTCATTTCAAACATGTGCAAGGCAAGATCTGGAAAGATGgttataaaaagaatgagcTTGTTTCTCACTTATTTCCGGACGTCATTCCTTCTATTGAGCGTGCCTTGCGGTCCGGAGCCAAAGTCTACATCTATTCCAGTGGAAGTATTCCTGCACAAAAATTGTATTTCAGCCATACGGAGTTTGGAGATATattgccttttttttctggtttCTTTGATACGAGTACCGGAATAAAGACGGAAAGCGCTAGTTATAAAAAGATCATTGGAGACTCGGATGCTCGCGAATGGTTGTTTTTGAGTGACAATATTAAAG AGTTACAGGCTGCCCAAGAAATTGGGCTTCACGTCGGCTTGGTTGTTCGACCGGGAAATGAAACTGCTTCGGAAACTGATGGGATCCCCGTTTATCATTCATTTGACTGTTTATTTACTGAATGA